In Luteolibacter arcticus, one genomic interval encodes:
- a CDS encoding glycosyl hydrolase, with amino-acid sequence MKTRIFRSCALALAFAAALPPARAQSGETDPAPGYAAPPAILNIGGNATVAAYSPPHEQIENPADDADDINESRTREAFARPIHVTPDNLNPSGNPIRPLATTDWWTSVLMSGDGGTLWQYPITSKFVAAGIELQHILGPGNTSPGTPATGFATGGVLRVEALEKPNTSGLPDYPVPGSDFEGNGPNLPAGWTISTIPGATGVVLITNPVKNIAETPGLDPTGFSGERFLITKNINPDNSNTPRGMVTSPAFTVDRGYLHYQIGGQANTAELRVELIDSTGTVLDSQTRGTTPTSNTTTLIWQRFDLTGRTGQSLRIRVVDNSTGAWIVVDQMLLSNEPLSPVTRPGSRVISGVARVRDWSDWMVKVRKTDAINPNMTMDVSLARNMPFAWVQMANANPRVSFDVAPVIRNAAGTTLSSGDLGSHERLSVEVSGRFYGLHGPAGTSFAYDSTTRRLTAILPDTAGSDYLVVSAMLAANQLDTLDTYAYARPEKTTVTYAYDPASPTGGAVQSNWSYQITPLKPGADKVLQGWLSPHYRETGANLGFVAGLEYTTPRGLLRCGEAVATTGFTINYGFNGILGNFAKPTVLNLPDGFDPAYMETLLREYDRTNNGVCDDTYFGAKNLVKHGRAMHMAKELGLTDVYENLKAELKASLTDWFTYDGTEQNHYFAHNERWGHIIGHNFVPDFNLAGFTDVHFHYGYYTLAYSLLAQEDEAFRDQFKDIAVELARAYANWEHPTTMRNAKNQMQYPWMRTFEPMVGHSYAGGSGGNNQESSSESIQAWAGMFLLGEVLRGNDPRAGDIQATAAFGYAIETRAVYEYYCDYHGSPFSAKPLDRNGQPAVGPTRHGNWPDSFRYGKYASEYPNHPAWIFTNGIMGDNGNTFANYFSGEPAHTYGIQWLPNAPHMMFLARDPDFIRGQFNTLFKYRGDHYAIGSLNPLRTSMQNSRNKWYSAPTADDPDQRVVAINEGWPTYGIKWAIQTVYELNPAYARQTANNPLYRNGQWLVTFPATDTFGAQVTFPAAIWTPDALIADNPHLVPPAVAADLPTYSLVQWIAGMHMAGGGPGPDWARYKAAYSWDPADYSSRDSAASITGLLKAMQDIGGNSWPLIALCYDGFAEPEFALKVIAEYRRRNLSFATDTESNMFFYNYLTSLQGLGTIQTDQHLGIGTSAVFKTAGGERNYMVQNMSASYQLVDVFEGGAVIGQVLAYPKTTTLQKGLLEATEDFAPIGIVPENNATNVSVNQDKIAVIFSEPFSPATLDTEVTISGPGGLGLQDLASPSPQIAEYRIVGNWTLGAAYTILVPATVGNATNTATVGTARQFSFTIQGPFGFDITGTAPAAAATGVDPGLDTVEVAFNSRVDPATLGGVTLAGAGNPDLTYSSSASSPGKAVFNIGSDLQPGGSYTLTVPGSVADVYGQTLGTAETFTFTTRQADTVLASWPTTLDWSKFTQVASSGEATSTVAGARIWAFDAVGDFVTLRIAAEQAGIYHLVVTYRQNPGRGICKLVLNGTDVPDKLLDETLGITPASFDFGNITLNAGDNLLRFEVVTKKGTAAPQFSLIDATFTPVEIFPPVSSGYAAYQQENFGAGQPVDSGAHEDYDKDGVVNFLEFAFGTPPKSGTQVRYPLVTNDASTGMVTVAYPKASAGLHYQVRRSSNLSDWSPVPMVGESFNPGTGLYETTLEWTASASQPIFISIEVTE; translated from the coding sequence ATGAAAACCCGGATATTTCGATCTTGTGCCCTAGCGCTCGCGTTTGCCGCCGCTCTCCCGCCTGCCCGGGCCCAAAGTGGTGAAACCGACCCCGCGCCCGGCTACGCGGCTCCACCTGCCATCCTCAATATCGGCGGCAACGCCACCGTGGCCGCTTACTCCCCGCCCCACGAGCAGATCGAAAACCCCGCGGACGATGCCGACGACATCAACGAGAGCCGCACCCGCGAGGCATTCGCCCGGCCCATCCACGTCACTCCGGACAATCTCAATCCCTCTGGCAATCCCATCCGCCCCCTCGCCACCACGGACTGGTGGACCAGCGTCCTCATGAGCGGCGATGGCGGCACCCTCTGGCAGTATCCCATCACTTCCAAATTCGTCGCCGCCGGCATCGAGCTTCAGCACATCCTCGGTCCCGGAAACACTTCACCCGGCACTCCTGCCACCGGCTTCGCCACGGGAGGTGTTCTCCGCGTTGAGGCCTTGGAGAAACCGAATACCTCCGGCCTGCCCGACTATCCGGTCCCCGGTTCGGACTTCGAGGGCAACGGCCCCAACCTCCCTGCCGGTTGGACGATCTCGACCATACCCGGTGCCACCGGTGTGGTCCTCATTACCAATCCCGTGAAGAACATCGCGGAAACTCCGGGGCTGGATCCCACGGGTTTTTCCGGCGAGCGGTTCCTGATCACGAAGAACATCAACCCCGACAACAGCAACACGCCCCGTGGCATGGTGACCAGCCCCGCCTTCACGGTGGATCGTGGCTACCTTCACTATCAGATCGGCGGCCAGGCAAACACCGCCGAGCTCCGCGTCGAGCTGATCGACAGCACCGGCACGGTCCTGGATAGCCAGACGCGTGGCACCACCCCCACGTCGAACACCACGACGCTGATCTGGCAGCGCTTCGACCTCACCGGCCGTACCGGGCAGAGCTTGCGGATCCGCGTGGTGGACAATTCAACCGGCGCTTGGATCGTGGTCGACCAAATGTTGTTGAGCAATGAGCCGCTCTCTCCCGTTACCCGCCCCGGCTCCCGCGTCATCTCCGGCGTCGCCCGCGTCCGTGATTGGTCGGACTGGATGGTAAAGGTCCGCAAGACCGACGCCATCAACCCCAACATGACGATGGATGTCTCGCTCGCCCGCAACATGCCCTTCGCCTGGGTGCAGATGGCCAATGCGAACCCTCGCGTCAGTTTCGATGTTGCCCCCGTCATTCGGAATGCGGCCGGGACCACGCTTTCCAGCGGGGATCTGGGCAGCCATGAGAGATTGTCCGTTGAGGTTTCCGGCCGTTTTTACGGCCTGCACGGCCCGGCCGGCACCTCCTTTGCCTACGATTCCACCACCCGCAGGCTCACCGCCATTCTTCCTGACACGGCGGGTTCCGACTACCTCGTGGTCAGCGCCATGCTTGCGGCCAACCAGCTCGACACCCTGGACACCTATGCCTACGCCCGTCCGGAAAAAACAACCGTCACCTACGCCTACGATCCGGCCAGTCCCACCGGCGGAGCCGTGCAATCGAACTGGAGCTATCAGATCACCCCGCTGAAACCCGGCGCCGACAAGGTTCTCCAGGGCTGGCTGTCACCACACTACCGAGAGACCGGCGCAAACCTCGGCTTCGTGGCGGGTTTGGAATACACCACCCCGCGTGGCCTCTTGCGCTGCGGCGAAGCGGTTGCCACCACCGGCTTCACCATCAACTACGGCTTCAACGGCATCCTCGGGAATTTCGCCAAGCCCACCGTGCTGAACCTGCCGGATGGCTTCGATCCCGCCTACATGGAGACCCTCCTCCGCGAATACGACCGCACCAACAACGGCGTTTGCGATGACACCTATTTCGGCGCCAAGAACCTCGTGAAACATGGCCGGGCCATGCACATGGCCAAGGAACTCGGCCTCACCGACGTCTATGAAAACCTGAAGGCCGAGCTGAAAGCCTCGCTCACCGACTGGTTCACCTACGACGGCACCGAGCAGAACCACTACTTCGCCCACAACGAGCGCTGGGGCCATATCATCGGTCACAACTTCGTGCCGGATTTCAATCTCGCCGGCTTCACCGACGTTCATTTCCACTACGGCTACTACACGCTCGCCTACTCGCTCCTCGCGCAGGAGGACGAGGCATTCCGCGACCAGTTCAAGGACATCGCCGTGGAGCTTGCCCGCGCCTACGCCAACTGGGAGCACCCGACCACGATGCGGAACGCGAAGAACCAGATGCAGTATCCGTGGATGCGCACCTTCGAGCCGATGGTCGGCCACTCCTATGCGGGCGGCAGCGGTGGCAACAACCAGGAATCTTCCTCCGAGTCCATCCAGGCTTGGGCCGGCATGTTCCTGCTGGGCGAGGTGCTGCGGGGTAATGATCCCCGCGCCGGCGATATCCAGGCCACAGCCGCCTTCGGCTACGCCATCGAGACCCGCGCCGTTTACGAATACTATTGCGACTATCACGGCAGTCCCTTTTCCGCCAAGCCACTCGACCGCAATGGGCAACCGGCCGTGGGGCCCACCCGTCATGGCAACTGGCCGGACTCGTTCCGCTACGGCAAATACGCTTCGGAATATCCCAACCATCCCGCGTGGATCTTCACCAATGGCATCATGGGTGACAACGGGAACACCTTTGCCAACTACTTCTCCGGCGAACCCGCGCACACCTATGGCATCCAATGGCTCCCCAACGCCCCGCACATGATGTTCCTCGCCCGCGATCCCGACTTCATCCGCGGCCAGTTCAACACGCTCTTCAAGTATCGCGGCGACCACTATGCCATCGGTTCGCTCAATCCCTTGCGGACCTCGATGCAGAACAGCCGGAACAAATGGTACAGCGCCCCCACCGCCGATGATCCGGACCAGCGCGTCGTAGCCATCAATGAAGGCTGGCCGACCTATGGCATCAAGTGGGCCATCCAGACGGTCTATGAACTCAATCCCGCCTACGCCCGGCAAACCGCCAACAACCCGCTCTACCGGAACGGCCAGTGGCTGGTCACTTTTCCCGCGACCGACACCTTTGGCGCGCAGGTCACTTTCCCCGCCGCCATCTGGACGCCGGACGCGTTGATCGCCGACAACCCGCACCTGGTTCCTCCCGCGGTCGCGGCCGATTTGCCAACCTACTCCCTCGTGCAGTGGATCGCCGGGATGCACATGGCCGGTGGTGGACCCGGCCCGGATTGGGCTCGTTACAAGGCGGCCTACAGTTGGGATCCTGCCGACTATTCCTCGCGTGACAGTGCCGCGAGCATCACCGGCTTGCTCAAGGCCATGCAGGACATCGGCGGCAATTCCTGGCCGCTCATCGCGCTCTGTTACGACGGTTTCGCCGAGCCGGAATTTGCTCTCAAGGTGATCGCGGAATACCGCCGCCGCAACCTTTCCTTCGCGACCGATACCGAGTCGAACATGTTCTTCTACAACTACCTGACCTCGCTGCAAGGCTTGGGCACGATCCAGACCGACCAACATCTTGGCATCGGCACCAGTGCCGTCTTCAAGACCGCCGGCGGCGAGCGGAATTACATGGTCCAGAACATGTCCGCTTCCTATCAGCTGGTCGATGTTTTCGAAGGTGGAGCCGTGATCGGACAGGTCCTGGCCTATCCGAAAACCACCACCCTGCAAAAGGGCCTCTTGGAAGCCACCGAGGATTTCGCGCCCATCGGCATCGTCCCGGAGAACAACGCCACCAATGTTTCCGTCAACCAGGACAAGATCGCTGTGATCTTCAGCGAACCCTTCAGCCCGGCCACGCTCGACACGGAAGTCACAATCTCCGGTCCCGGTGGCCTTGGCCTCCAAGATCTCGCCAGCCCCTCGCCGCAGATCGCGGAGTATCGCATCGTGGGAAATTGGACGCTCGGCGCCGCCTACACCATCCTCGTTCCGGCCACCGTTGGTAATGCGACCAACACCGCCACGGTGGGCACCGCACGGCAATTCTCTTTTACCATCCAAGGCCCCTTCGGCTTTGACATCACCGGCACCGCTCCGGCCGCCGCCGCCACGGGCGTGGACCCCGGTCTCGATACCGTCGAGGTGGCTTTCAACAGCCGCGTGGATCCCGCCACGCTCGGCGGAGTCACCTTGGCGGGCGCGGGCAATCCGGATCTGACTTACAGCTCGTCCGCCAGCTCTCCCGGCAAGGCTGTCTTCAACATCGGCTCCGACTTGCAGCCTGGAGGTTCCTACACCCTGACGGTCCCTGGCAGCGTTGCCGACGTCTACGGCCAGACCTTGGGCACCGCGGAGACCTTCACCTTCACTACCCGCCAGGCGGATACCGTGCTGGCCAGTTGGCCAACCACCCTGGATTGGAGCAAGTTTACCCAGGTTGCCAGTTCGGGTGAAGCCACCAGCACCGTCGCCGGCGCGCGAATCTGGGCCTTCGACGCCGTGGGCGATTTCGTGACCCTCAGGATCGCCGCCGAGCAGGCAGGAATTTACCATCTGGTGGTAACCTACAGGCAGAATCCGGGCCGGGGCATCTGCAAGCTGGTTCTCAATGGCACGGATGTGCCGGACAAACTCCTGGATGAAACCCTCGGCATCACCCCCGCCAGCTTTGACTTCGGTAATATCACGCTCAATGCGGGGGATAACCTCCTACGCTTCGAGGTCGTGACCAAGAAGGGCACCGCCGCTCCCCAGTTCTCGCTCATCGACGCCACCTTCACGCCGGTGGAGATCTTCCCTCCGGTCTCTTCCGGCTATGCGGCTTACCAGCAGGAAAACTTCGGTGCCGGCCAGCCCGTCGACAGCGGAGCGCACGAAGACTATGACAAGGACGGTGTGGTGAACTTTCTTGAGTTTGCCTTCGGCACGCCTCCTAAGTCCGGAACCCAAGTCCGCTATCCGCTGGTGACCAATGATGCTTCCACGGGAATGGTCACCGTCGCCTATCCGAAAGCAAGTGCGGGCCTGCATTACCAGGTAAGGCGTTCGTCCAACCTCAGCGACTGGTCGCCAGTCCCCATGGTAGGCGAGTCATTCAACCCGGGCACCGGCCTCTATGAAACGACCTTGGAATGGACGGCTTCCGCATCTCAGCCCATCTTCATCAGCATCGAGGTCACCGAATAG
- a CDS encoding DUF4112 domain-containing protein yields MRNITPDQIGKGAGQAGETNRSTSGLVASLMDDFIRIPGTDIRFGLDPILGLFPGLGDTVASLVGVAIINEAGRRGVSRKVQVTMALNILANAAVGAVPVVGDLFSVWFKSNRRNHDLLQKALSAEMSPAEREKAVRHASSFAILLTAGVILGVVLIIIGSIALLKLVFERMST; encoded by the coding sequence ATGAGAAACATCACTCCGGACCAAATCGGCAAGGGCGCGGGCCAGGCGGGCGAAACCAACCGCTCGACCTCGGGTCTCGTCGCATCCCTGATGGACGATTTCATCCGGATCCCGGGGACCGATATCAGGTTCGGGCTGGACCCGATCCTAGGCCTTTTTCCAGGGCTGGGAGACACAGTCGCCTCGCTCGTTGGCGTGGCCATCATCAACGAAGCCGGTCGACGCGGCGTCTCGCGGAAGGTGCAGGTCACCATGGCTCTCAACATCCTCGCCAATGCCGCCGTCGGCGCGGTTCCGGTGGTCGGCGACCTCTTTTCGGTCTGGTTCAAATCCAACCGCCGGAATCACGACTTGCTGCAAAAGGCTCTCTCTGCGGAGATGTCGCCTGCCGAGCGCGAAAAGGCGGTCCGTCATGCAAGCAGCTTCGCAATTCTCCTGACCGCCGGGGTGATTCTTGGAGTCGTCCTCATCATCATTGGGTCAATCGCGCTGCTGAAACTTGTCTTCGAGCGGATGTCCACATAA